In a genomic window of Fusobacterium perfoetens ATCC 29250:
- a CDS encoding DEAD/DEAH box helicase family protein: MVALNINFNSIGKKNSKNTIINPTELFNALPKKYEYLRDVQSQVLEEWYEKRESKKDTIIKMNTGGGKTLVSLLILKSSLNEKKGPAIYVVPNNFLKEQVKKEAINLGIEVTDNDKDPDFYLGKSILVINSHQLFNGKSKFKEGEIGTILFDDVHAILSILEEQFTIKLSKDREIYTKILSKFETTLKEQDPLKYEELKYGRLQGAMVVPFWIWQKKCNEVFKLLLEEEEREKKGLEEKEVTFKIDLVKENLKWYECIIDKNSIEITFDQIPIDTIQSYQKCERRIFTTATLANDNLLSSYLNLSSLDEAITPKTCSDIGERMILTPKLMNPNLNDDEIKLSLKEKSKDYNVIVLVSSIKKANGWKEYADLIVEKENIKKSIEDLKNRHVGLVVLVNRYEGIDLPNEMCRILVIDDLPKVERKYAKLIEGILGNNIETMANTIQKIEQGMGRGVRSSDDYCVVILLGDLLTDLIVRNKFKLEKLFSVATLTQYEVSMQLMEAVKSQNEVTIEVLNELMDYCLKRNKEWIQSLKGELADKKYDRTLAITSETKLLRECYDLVLKGEIELGVKKIIKFAETNLTISSELKGLLLQKAAKYFNSISIIEAQNLLNNAHIYSKLLVNPIEGIKKQRKIIEPKPQVDLLIEKLKDLTSNEYSIKMNTIRINLNFDDADYNSFEEGIMELGELLGFPSIRPDKDKGKGPDNLWAITPKYYLVIECKNEAKSETISKNYCNQLSGSIHWFEETYNLSNRFEAIPIIIHPSNYISKDAYPNDKMRCIDKEKLELLKENTKELAKGLSMLKSYNQDEIFKLLNHYHFDGENFIKFYTKDFIRK; the protein is encoded by the coding sequence ATGGTAGCTTTAAATATAAATTTTAATTCAATTGGAAAGAAAAATTCAAAGAATACTATAATAAATCCTACTGAATTATTTAATGCATTACCTAAAAAATATGAATATTTAAGAGATGTCCAATCTCAAGTTTTAGAAGAGTGGTATGAAAAAAGAGAAAGCAAAAAAGATACAATAATAAAAATGAATACCGGGGGAGGAAAGACTTTAGTATCATTACTAATTTTAAAAAGTTCTTTAAATGAAAAAAAAGGCCCTGCAATTTATGTGGTTCCAAATAATTTTTTAAAAGAACAGGTAAAAAAAGAAGCTATTAACTTAGGAATAGAGGTAACAGATAATGACAAGGATCCTGATTTTTATTTAGGAAAATCAATATTGGTGATAAATTCACATCAATTATTTAATGGAAAAAGTAAATTCAAAGAAGGGGAGATAGGGACAATTTTATTTGATGATGTTCATGCTATATTATCAATATTAGAAGAACAGTTTACTATAAAACTTAGTAAAGATCGAGAAATTTATACTAAAATACTTTCAAAATTTGAAACTACCTTAAAAGAACAAGATCCTTTAAAATATGAAGAACTTAAATATGGTAGATTACAAGGAGCTATGGTAGTTCCATTTTGGATATGGCAAAAAAAATGTAATGAAGTATTTAAACTTTTATTAGAAGAAGAAGAAAGAGAGAAAAAAGGTTTAGAAGAAAAAGAAGTAACTTTTAAAATTGATTTGGTAAAAGAAAATTTAAAATGGTATGAATGCATTATTGACAAAAATAGTATAGAAATAACTTTTGATCAGATACCAATAGACACAATACAATCATATCAAAAATGTGAAAGAAGAATATTTACCACAGCTACATTAGCTAATGACAATTTATTATCAAGTTATTTGAATTTATCAAGTTTAGATGAAGCAATAACTCCTAAAACATGTTCAGATATAGGAGAAAGAATGATTTTAACTCCTAAATTAATGAATCCAAATTTAAATGATGATGAAATAAAGTTGAGTTTAAAGGAAAAATCTAAAGATTATAATGTAATTGTATTAGTATCTTCTATAAAAAAAGCTAATGGATGGAAAGAGTATGCAGATTTAATAGTAGAAAAAGAAAATATAAAAAAAAGTATAGAAGATTTAAAAAATAGGCATGTTGGTTTAGTAGTTTTAGTTAATAGGTATGAGGGAATAGATTTACCTAATGAAATGTGTAGAATTTTAGTAATTGATGATTTACCTAAAGTAGAAAGAAAATATGCAAAATTAATAGAGGGGATTTTAGGAAATAATATAGAAACAATGGCTAATACAATTCAAAAAATTGAACAAGGAATGGGAAGAGGTGTTCGTTCAAGTGATGACTATTGTGTAGTAATTTTATTAGGAGATTTATTAACGGATTTAATTGTAAGAAATAAATTTAAATTAGAAAAACTATTTTCAGTAGCTACATTAACTCAGTATGAAGTTTCAATGCAATTAATGGAAGCAGTAAAAAGCCAAAATGAAGTAACCATTGAAGTTCTTAATGAACTCATGGATTATTGCTTAAAAAGAAATAAAGAGTGGATTCAATCATTAAAAGGGGAATTAGCAGATAAAAAATATGATAGAACTTTAGCTATAACTTCTGAAACAAAATTGTTAAGGGAATGTTATGACTTGGTTTTAAAAGGAGAAATAGAATTAGGAGTAAAAAAAATAATAAAATTTGCTGAAACTAATTTGACAATTAGTTCAGAATTAAAAGGGTTATTACTCCAAAAAGCTGCTAAATATTTTAATTCTATAAGTATTATAGAAGCACAGAATTTATTGAATAATGCACACATTTATTCAAAACTATTAGTAAATCCAATTGAAGGAATAAAAAAACAAAGGAAAATAATTGAGCCAAAACCACAAGTAGATTTATTGATTGAAAAGTTAAAAGATTTAACTTCAAATGAATATAGTATAAAAATGAATACAATAAGAATAAACTTAAACTTTGATGATGCTGATTATAATTCTTTTGAAGAAGGAATAATGGAATTAGGGGAACTATTAGGATTTCCTTCAATAAGACCAGATAAAGATAAAGGTAAGGGACCTGATAATTTATGGGCAATAACTCCAAAATATTATTTAGTAATTGAATGTAAAAATGAAGCAAAAAGTGAAACAATCTCAAAAAATTATTGTAATCAATTATCAGGATCTATACATTGGTTTGAAGAAACTTATAATTTATCTAACAGATTTGAAGCTATTCCTATAATAATTCATCCAAGTAATTATATTTCAAAAGATGCTTATCCTAATGATAAAATGAGATGTATAGATAAAGAGAAATTAGAATTATTAAAAGAAAATACAAAAGAATTAGCAAAAGGATTATCGATGTTAAAAAGTTACAATCAAGATGAAATATTTAAACTTTTGAATCATTATCATTTTGATGGAGAAAATTTTATAAAATTTTATACAAAAGATTTTATAAGAAAGTAA
- a CDS encoding ATP-binding protein, translating into MKEYSFGFLEEESKQKNLTLEDTMIKFNLLNSDGKVTSIGELFSDQNKLGIEIIDMINFNRQKIDSSLIHQFKEMEKIISELKSYPIESIREAICNAIIHRDYIIKGNTIVKIYNDRIEIISLGEIPSNISPKGLTLGISVCRNNEIMEIFRYLGITNRAGKGIEKILREYKEYKLEPTIESLGGVYRITLPKISYTINGVAVKKTYRKILDILDEKGTITNEELQVLIRLTSSGVIKNLKEMLELGLIEKIREGRNISYRIKISK; encoded by the coding sequence ATGAAAGAATATAGTTTTGGATTTTTAGAAGAAGAATCAAAACAAAAAAATTTGACTTTAGAAGATACAATGATAAAGTTTAATCTTTTAAATTCTGATGGAAAAGTAACATCAATAGGAGAACTTTTTTCAGACCAAAATAAACTTGGAATAGAAATTATTGATATGATTAATTTTAATAGACAGAAAATAGATAGTTCTCTTATACATCAGTTTAAAGAAATGGAAAAGATTATATCAGAATTAAAAAGCTATCCAATAGAAAGCATAAGAGAAGCTATATGTAATGCTATTATTCATAGAGATTATATAATTAAAGGGAATACTATAGTTAAAATATATAATGATAGAATAGAGATAATATCTTTAGGAGAGATACCAAGTAATATTTCTCCTAAAGGATTAACTCTAGGAATATCAGTTTGTAGAAATAATGAGATAATGGAAATTTTTAGATATTTAGGAATTACAAATAGAGCAGGTAAAGGGATAGAGAAAATACTTAGAGAATACAAAGAATATAAGTTAGAACCCACAATAGAATCACTAGGTGGAGTATATAGAATAACATTACCAAAGATAAGTTATACAATAAATGGAGTTGCAGTAAAGAAAACTTATAGAAAAATATTAGATATATTAGATGAAAAAGGAACTATAACAAATGAGGAATTACAAGTACTAATAAGATTAACAAGTAGTGGAGTAATAAAAAATTTAAAGGAAATGTTAGAACTAGGACTTATAGAGAAAATAAGAGAAGGAAGAAATATAAGCTATAGAATAAAAATATCAAAATAG
- a CDS encoding UxaA family hydrolase, producing MEFYGYKRADGKVGVRNHVLILPASVCASDTARMISEKVKGTVTFNNQNGCSQVPADQKYTMDMMAGYAANPNIYGIVVVSLGCENCQMDLVVEEIKKRTNKPMKTLIIQEEGGTLKTVEKGTRYAIELVQEASLIQKEKFPISELIIGTECGGSDPTSGLAANPVVGEVCDRIVENQGTAVLSETTEFIGAEHILAKRAKNQEIKNRIYEIIERYEKSLEMVGESVRAGNPSPGNKAGGITTLEEKSLGCIHKGGTKEIQDVIDYALPIEKKGLVIMDTPGNDPSSIAGMIAGGAQIILFTSGRGTPTGNPIAPVIKITGNKITYENMKDNIDFNASPLIYGEKSLKTLGDMLLKEVLEVASGKMTRAEILGFIETSVMRICNYA from the coding sequence ATGGAATTTTATGGTTATAAAAGAGCAGATGGAAAAGTAGGGGTAAGAAATCATGTATTGATTCTTCCTGCTAGTGTTTGTGCTTCTGATACAGCAAGAATGATATCTGAAAAGGTAAAAGGAACTGTTACTTTTAATAATCAAAATGGTTGTTCCCAAGTTCCTGCTGATCAAAAGTATACTATGGATATGATGGCTGGTTATGCAGCAAATCCCAATATATATGGAATTGTTGTTGTATCATTAGGTTGTGAAAATTGTCAAATGGATTTAGTTGTGGAAGAAATAAAGAAAAGAACAAATAAACCAATGAAAACTTTAATAATTCAAGAAGAGGGAGGAACCTTAAAAACGGTAGAAAAAGGAACTAGATATGCGATTGAATTAGTTCAAGAAGCTAGTTTAATTCAAAAAGAAAAGTTTCCAATAAGTGAATTAATAATAGGAACAGAATGTGGTGGTTCTGATCCTACATCAGGATTAGCTGCTAATCCTGTAGTTGGAGAAGTTTGTGATAGAATTGTGGAAAATCAAGGAACAGCAGTTTTAAGTGAAACAACTGAATTTATAGGAGCTGAGCATATTTTAGCTAAAAGAGCAAAGAATCAAGAGATAAAAAATAGGATATATGAAATAATAGAAAGATATGAAAAAAGTTTAGAAATGGTTGGAGAAAGTGTAAGAGCAGGAAATCCTTCTCCAGGAAATAAGGCTGGAGGAATTACAACTCTAGAAGAAAAATCATTAGGTTGTATTCATAAAGGAGGAACAAAAGAAATTCAAGATGTTATAGATTATGCTTTACCAATAGAAAAAAAAGGATTAGTAATAATGGATACTCCAGGAAATGATCCTTCATCTATAGCTGGAATGATAGCAGGTGGAGCTCAAATAATTTTATTTACTTCTGGAAGGGGAACACCTACAGGGAATCCAATAGCTCCAGTAATAAAAATAACTGGAAATAAAATAACATATGAAAATATGAAAGATAATATAGACTTTAATGCTAGTCCTTTAATCTATGGAGAAAAATCATTAAAAACATTAGGCGATATGTTATTAAAGGAAGTTTTAGAGGTGGCTAGTGGAAAAATGACGAGAGCAGAAATATTAGGATTTATAGAAACTTCTGTAATGCGTATTTGTAATTATGCTTAG
- a CDS encoding UxaA family hydrolase — protein MIKGITISKNDNIIVAIEYIKKGEKIEYKTVDEKIKEIEILEDIPIYHKIALENINKGEIIKKYGEVIGIAIEEIKKGTHVHTHNIKSEKN, from the coding sequence ATGATAAAAGGAATTACTATTAGTAAAAATGATAATATTATTGTGGCAATAGAATATATAAAAAAAGGAGAAAAAATAGAATATAAAACAGTTGATGAAAAAATAAAAGAAATAGAAATTCTAGAAGATATTCCTATTTATCATAAAATAGCTTTAGAAAATATAAATAAAGGGGAAATTATAAAAAAATATGGAGAAGTAATAGGAATAGCGATAGAAGAAATAAAAAAAGGAACTCATGTTCATACACATAATATAAAAAGTGAAAAAAATTAA
- the gltS gene encoding sodium/glutamate symporter — protein MTFTFNMAETLAIAILVLLVGSAIKKKFPILERFFIPGPVVGGVVFSIILLIGHITGSFSFAFDGILKDFLMVAFYSTVGYLASFELLKKGGVGVVLFLLSAVILVVIQDSLGVFLAKIFGLHPYIGLAAGSIPLTGGHGTAGAFGPLLEEAGAGGAFSVAIASATYGLVAGCLIGGPIAKKLMEKHNLIAKKDQTPHQTKREIDNEVFEGDIDTYEEKVSETTIFQAVVFIGLAMGCGAWIPPFVKEHLGFAIPVYLGPMVVAALLRNVMDMAKKKLPLNEISMLGNIALSVFLSMALMSMKLWELAALALPLIAMLLIQTFIMGIFAYFITFNIMGRDYDAAVIACGHCGFGLGATPNAMANMEAFTKANGPSVKAFFVIPLVGSLFIDFFNAVIITFFMNMFK, from the coding sequence TATTTTAGTATTACTAGTTGGTAGTGCTATCAAAAAGAAATTTCCTATCTTAGAAAGATTCTTTATTCCTGGACCAGTTGTTGGTGGTGTTGTCTTTTCTATAATTCTTTTAATAGGACATATTACTGGTTCATTTTCTTTTGCTTTCGATGGTATTTTAAAAGATTTCTTAATGGTTGCTTTCTACTCAACAGTTGGATATTTAGCAAGTTTTGAATTATTAAAAAAAGGTGGAGTTGGAGTTGTTTTATTCTTGTTATCAGCTGTTATTCTAGTAGTTATTCAAGATTCATTAGGAGTTTTCTTAGCTAAAATCTTTGGTTTACATCCTTATATAGGACTTGCTGCTGGTTCTATTCCTTTAACTGGAGGACATGGTACTGCTGGAGCTTTTGGTCCATTATTAGAAGAAGCTGGTGCTGGTGGGGCTTTCTCTGTTGCAATTGCTTCTGCTACATATGGATTAGTAGCTGGATGTTTAATAGGAGGTCCTATAGCTAAAAAACTTATGGAAAAACATAATTTAATTGCTAAGAAAGATCAAACTCCTCACCAAACTAAAAGAGAAATAGATAATGAAGTTTTTGAAGGAGACATAGATACTTATGAAGAAAAAGTAAGCGAAACTACTATTTTCCAAGCTGTTGTTTTTATAGGATTAGCTATGGGATGTGGAGCATGGATTCCTCCTTTTGTTAAAGAACATTTAGGATTCGCTATCCCTGTTTATTTAGGACCTATGGTTGTTGCTGCTTTACTTAGAAATGTTATGGATATGGCTAAAAAGAAATTACCTTTAAATGAAATTTCTATGTTAGGAAATATAGCATTATCTGTATTTCTTTCTATGGCTTTAATGTCTATGAAACTTTGGGAACTTGCTGCTTTAGCATTACCTTTAATTGCTATGCTTTTAATTCAAACTTTCATAATGGGAATATTTGCTTATTTTATTACATTTAATATTATGGGAAGAGATTATGATGCCGCTGTTATAGCTTGTGGACATTGTGGATTTGGTTTAGGAGCTACTCCTAATGCAATGGCTAATATGGAAGCATTTACTAAAGCAAATGGTCCATCTGTTAAAGCTTTCTTTGTTATTCCTTTAGTTGGGTCTTTATTTATTGATTTCTTCAATGCAGTTATTATAACTTTCTTTATGAATATGTTTAAATAA